A stretch of Lactuca sativa cultivar Salinas chromosome 6, Lsat_Salinas_v11, whole genome shotgun sequence DNA encodes these proteins:
- the LOC111896446 gene encoding uncharacterized protein LOC111896446, with translation MERRFESDRHTIMPPNFFVSHALEEAQDWRAFMADIATYPNFMVAWWDVDTVLLPIHSSPNHWLFGELRLASMEVHIYDSLGRGAYEKFKSEGIFSKFERRVANYLDKIKYWARRNIPRIPLNMQFIYEENVPQQSSHLGDCGVFVCMFMEQLVSGQPIRVLIDPKNAALEFRLRMAKIIWGSSLGPM, from the exons ATGGAGAGACGGTTTGAGAgcgaccgacatacaataatgcctccaaatttttttgtttctcatgctttggaagaagcacaggactggagggcgtttatggctgatattgctacgtaccccaacttcatggttgcttggtgggatgttgatacg gtcttattgccgattcattcatcccctaatcattggctatttggggaactacgattagCGTCAATGGAAGTGCATATTTATGACAGCCTTGGTAGAGGggcttatgaaaaattcaaatctgaaggaatcttttccaaatttgaacgtcgggtggcaaattatttggacaagattaagtattgggcccggaggaacatcccaaggattccattgaatatgcaattcatttatgaagaaaatgttccccaacaaagtagtcatttgggagattgcggtgttttcgtttgtatgtttatggagcaattggtttcaggtcaaccaatacgtgttcttattgacccaaagaacgcagctttagagttccgtctacggatggcaaaaattatttgggggtctagtcttggtcctatgtag